The stretch of DNA CCCTTGTGGCCCAAAATGTTTTAACAGCTGGGTGATAGCATCATAGACATTATCTACCCGTACCAATGTGGCGGAAATAGCCTTCCTGGCCTTGAATTGGCGGTCAACCAACAAGACAGATGCCCTGGTCGTATAGACAAACTCCTCGTATTTCAGGTTACTTAGGAAAGAAATCGACCCAGGTTCACCTTCCTCTATTTTGCTAGGCCGGTCAACAAGTATATCCGGATTTCCTTCTACTGTTCCATTGAGTAATTGGGCTAAAGCCCTTGCTGAAAGCTGCATGCGGCAAAGGTAGAAAAAAGTTTGGATTGTCTTATCGCTATGAAAGTGATCTTTAAATACCCTAATTTTATGGTAGTAGGGAAGAAAATGTATCTTTGCAAAAAAAGTGTACTATTGAACTCGATTTTAAAGATTGGAACTAGAGGAAGTAAACTGGCACTTTGGCAGGCTCAGTTCACGCAGGAAAAATTAAAAGAAATTGGTATCTCCTCCGAATTAATTATTATTACAACCCAGGGAGATAAAATACAACACCTAAGTTTCGATAAAATAGAGGGAAAAGGCTTTTTCACAAAAGAGATAGAGGAAGCCTTACTGAAAGGTGAAATAGATTTGGCTGTTCATTCGATGAAAGACTTGCCTACCACCTCCCCTGAAGGCCTCGTCATTGGAGCTGTTTCTTATCGGGAAGATCCCGCAGATTGGCTGGTCATCCGAAAAAACGCCCTTGACAATAAACACTTGTTTAAACTTAAAAGCGAAGCGATCGTTGGAACCTCTTCTGCCAGAAGAAAAGCACAAATGCACCATTTCCGTCCGGATGTTCAATTAAAAGACATCAGAGGAAATGTGCCAACTCGATTGGCCAAGCTTCAATCTGGCGATTTTGATGCCATTATGTTGGCCGCAGCTGGATTAACCCGACTCCAGATAGATACTGTTGATTTTGAAATAGTAAAATTAAGTCCAAAGGAATTTATTCCAGCCCCGGCCCAAGGCGTATTAGCTTTTCAAACATTAGCGGACAATATAGCGGTTAGGAAAATTTTAAAAAAATTACACCACCCCGAAGTCTCCAAAAGAACCAATATTGAAAGAAAAGTATTACAATTACTTGGCGGCGGTTGTCATATGCCGCTCGGGGTCTATTGTGAAGCCGACATTAACGGTAATTACCACGTTTGGGCTGCAAAGGCAGACCACTCCGAAGGGCCAATCAAAAGTGTTCGCCTTTCTTCCAGTACTAGTTTTGAATTGGCTGAGCAAGTTATTTCTGCGTTGAGGTAACCTGTTTTAAACAACTGTAGTAAAAGTAAAATAGCACTTATCATATAGTAAGAAACCCAACCCCATATTCCCCAATATACCTATAACCTGTAAGTTAATTTGTTCATCCCAAATGTTATCGTTCGGATAGTCATTTCTGTGTTATACGTCATTATCAAAAAATTAAGCAGTTATATCAAACAAAAATTAGCTATCAGATTATGCAACCAAAGATGATGAAAATAGGTGTTTTCTATGATGGTAATTATTTCTTGCACGTAAGTAATTATTATAATTATGACCATCCTAAAAAAAGGCGCTTAAGTATTACAGGTATTCATGAATTTATCCGAAACCAAGTTGCTTTTCACGAGAAAACGGATATCAGGCGATGCCAAATCGTTGATGCGCACTACTTTAGAGGGAGACTTAGCGCACACGAAGCCAGTCAAAGGGGATACACGCTTTATTGGGATCGTGTATTTGATGATGTGCTCATGTCAGCAGGGGTTACTACCCATTATTTGCCTTTAAGGGTTTTTAATGGTCGGCGCGAAGAAAAAGGCATCGACGTTTGGCTGGCACTTGAGGTTTTCGAACAAACCTTCTATAAAAGGTTTGACGTCATTGTGCTCATTACTTCGGATGGTGACTATGTCCCACTGGTGAAAAAAGTAAATACCCTCGGTACCCGGGTTATGGTCATCAGTTGGGATTTTGAATATACTACCGACACGGGCAAACAGATGATTACGCGGACTTCCCAGGACTTACTCGAAGGGGTGAGTTATCCCTACGCTATGCATGAACTGATAGATCAAAAAGGGGGCCGCAAAGATCCTTTAATTGAAGGGCTATTTGTACCTGGCGAAAGCCGTATCACCATGCCTGAAAAAAAACCAACGCCACCAACGGGAGATGTAAATGTTAGCACCATTCATAGCCTGAAAAATGGATATGGCTTTATCAGTTTCCCGCCTAACAACCTGTTTTTCCATTATACGAGTGTTATAGATGGTGATTTCAATGAATTACAAATTGGAGATGAAGTAGAATTTACGATAGAGCTGAATGATGATGGCCAGCAAGTCGCCCAAAATGTTCATGTGTTATGGTGGGATGAAGAAGAATAAAACAAGGGTCTTTATCAGTCGAACACTTGATCAGGATAGCCCTTTTTTACAATTGTTGCAGAACCAAAACTATGAAGTAATCGGGCAATCCTTAATCGCTTTTGAAGGCGTTTCGTTTTCGCAATGGCCTGATTGCGATTGGCTTTTTTTTTATAGCGCCAATGCAGCTTATTTTTTTGATCTAGGTTTACAAGCCTTAGGGCAGCCCTGGCCAGGTAAACAGAAACTGGCAGCCATGGGCCAGGGAACAGCCAAATGGTTACTGGACCATCATCACCCCGTGGATTTTGTTGGCATGGGAAAGCCCGCCGACACTGCTAAGGCTTTTTTACAGGTAGCTAAGGGGCAGCGGGTACTGTTCCCCAGGGCTCGTTTCTCCAAACGATCCATTCAGCAGCTATTGGGTGATCAAATCGAAGGTATTGATTTAATTGTCTATCACAATGCCCCTAAAAAGGAATTGTCTATACCGCTTGTTGATATCTTGGTCTTTACCAGTCCGATGAATGTACAAGCTTATTTTCAGCATTACCCCAAAAGCGAAAAACAGCAAATCATTAGTATCGGTGCGACGACAACGGCAGCCTTGAGCACAGTCGGCCTAAGTATTGCCGCAGAGGCGGAGATAGCTACTGTGCAATCCTTAGCCAAAGCCGTTTTGGCGCTAGGTGCTCGTTGATAGGATAAAGTGGTCAGCTTGGCTTACAAGGGTAGCCAGGAACTGTATCTTTTTGCTGCATCAGAATTATAGTCTTATGAAAGTAAAAGCTAATCAATTTATGAGATTTTATAGCCATCCTTTTATGTTAGCTAACCATTGGAACCCTCGGTGGGTAGCCCGTTTATTTAGCGTAGCCCTTATTATGATAGGTATAATGGGCTGCAAAGACAAGGCCCCTGCCAGTGACGAACAATCAAACAGTCTACCAAAAGATTTTATTACTTTTTATCATCGGTTTCTTTCTGATAGTATTTATCAAATAGAGCATATTAGTTTTCCTTTGGAGGGTATCCCTGATAATGTGGCCAATTACCCTGCTTTTGATGATACCTTCAGGTGGCAGGCAGCTACTTGGGCCATGCACCGTCCTTTCGACCTCAAAGCCAATGGGTTTACCTCTACTTTTAAGCAAATCGGCCCTATTATCATAGAGGAAATCCAGCATGAATCAGGACAGTTTGGCATGCTAAGAAGGTTTTCTAATAATGGTGAGGAATGGACTTTGATCTATTATGCGGGACTGAATCCGTTAAAGTCCTAAGTCGGAAAGCAGCAACAGACCAAACAAACCCCTAGCCAATTCCAATCCCATCGGGATTCAATATTGGTAGAGCCAGCATGAAGGGGAGAAGTCGTAAGTCGTAAGTCGAGGGCGGAAAGCAGCAACAGACCAATCAAACCCCAAGCCAATTCCAATCCCATCGGGATTCAATA from Saprospiraceae bacterium encodes:
- the hemC gene encoding hydroxymethylbilane synthase; amino-acid sequence: MNSILKIGTRGSKLALWQAQFTQEKLKEIGISSELIIITTQGDKIQHLSFDKIEGKGFFTKEIEEALLKGEIDLAVHSMKDLPTTSPEGLVIGAVSYREDPADWLVIRKNALDNKHLFKLKSEAIVGTSSARRKAQMHHFRPDVQLKDIRGNVPTRLAKLQSGDFDAIMLAAAGLTRLQIDTVDFEIVKLSPKEFIPAPAQGVLAFQTLADNIAVRKILKKLHHPEVSKRTNIERKVLQLLGGGCHMPLGVYCEADINGNYHVWAAKADHSEGPIKSVRLSSSTSFELAEQVISALR
- a CDS encoding NYN domain-containing protein, yielding MQPKMMKIGVFYDGNYFLHVSNYYNYDHPKKRRLSITGIHEFIRNQVAFHEKTDIRRCQIVDAHYFRGRLSAHEASQRGYTLYWDRVFDDVLMSAGVTTHYLPLRVFNGRREEKGIDVWLALEVFEQTFYKRFDVIVLITSDGDYVPLVKKVNTLGTRVMVISWDFEYTTDTGKQMITRTSQDLLEGVSYPYAMHELIDQKGGRKDPLIEGLFVPGESRITMPEKKPTPPTGDVNVSTIHSLKNGYGFISFPPNNLFFHYTSVIDGDFNELQIGDEVEFTIELNDDGQQVAQNVHVLWWDEEE
- a CDS encoding uroporphyrinogen-III synthase → MKKNKTRVFISRTLDQDSPFLQLLQNQNYEVIGQSLIAFEGVSFSQWPDCDWLFFYSANAAYFFDLGLQALGQPWPGKQKLAAMGQGTAKWLLDHHHPVDFVGMGKPADTAKAFLQVAKGQRVLFPRARFSKRSIQQLLGDQIEGIDLIVYHNAPKKELSIPLVDILVFTSPMNVQAYFQHYPKSEKQQIISIGATTTAALSTVGLSIAAEAEIATVQSLAKAVLALGAR